GCCGAGCTGATTCAGCAGCGGCTTACTGCCATTGAGCAGATTACGTCGGACGTACGTACCCTGATGCCGAAGATCCTGCAGGGACAGCGTGACACTTTGCGTTCCCGGCTAACGGAGCTTAGTGCAGAGTTGGATGCTGCGCGCCTTGAGCAAGAAATTGTATTAATTGCGCAGAAGGCGGATGTGGATGAAGAGACTGACCGCTTGCAGACACATGTGCAGGAGGTCCGCCGTGTGCTAAAACAAAAAGGTCCAGTTGGACGGCGGCTGGATTTCCTGATGCAGGAGCTGAATCGGGAGGCAAATACACTGTCTTCCAAGTCGATAGTCGCGGCCACTACGCGCAGTGCGGTAGAGCTGAAGGTTCTGATCGAGCAGATGCGAGAACAGATCCAGAATATCGAATAAGCCTCAGTTGCTTTTGTCGACAGGGTGTTTGCGGTTGCGTCTGCAGCGTTCGGAGCAGTAGACCACTTCATCCCAGCAGCGCGCCCACTTGCGTCTCCAACTGAACGGGCGGTTGCAGCCACGACAGATCTTCTCAGGCAGATGCCTTTTGTGCATGTTTGCGTCCTGTCGGTTTGCCGGGGTTGCGAACATGCCGACGCAGCAGGCGGCGGACTTCGGTCTGTACTTCGGGCCGGTTACGCCACTGCCACAAGCGCTCACGGGCAGCGGCAGCCGTGGTCTTCAGTTCAACCAGCGGGGCAGGATAATCAGTACCGATGTGCAACTGAAACATCTGCTCCTCCATAGGTGTCATTTCCCAGGGAGTGTGCAGTAGATCGTCAGGTAGTCCATTCAGTTCGGGAACCCATTGACGGATGAACACGCCGTTCGGGTCTTGCTCTTGCGACTGCAGAACCGGGTTATAGATGCGAATGGTATTGATCCCGGTAACGCCCGCCTGCATCTGGAACTGGGGGTAATGAATGCCGGGCTCGTAATCGAGAAACAGTCTGGCCAGTGGCTTCACGCCCCGTTTCCAGTCAATGTTGAGCTGGTGGCAGAGAAAGCTCACCAGCATGGCACGCATGCGGAAGTTGATGTAACCGGTTGCATGCAGACAACGCATGCACGCATCAACCAGGGGGTAGCCAGTCTGCCCATTGAACCAGGCGTTGAAATCAGCCTCGACCTGCTCATCATGTCGATAGGGAAAATCCAGATAGGCCTTGTTGACCGGACGAAACTCCATGGCGCATTCGGTTTCAAATTTCTGAATGAAATGGCAATGCCAGTGCAGACGGGAAGCCAGTGCACTCAGGCTGCGACGCCACCCGGGCGTGTGCCAGTGTGCCAGCAGCCTCTGATAGACCTGACGCAGACTCAGGTTACCGAAGGCAAGATAGGGTGAAAGGCGCGAGCACCCTGTGCGGCTGAGTGAAGGGCTTGAAATGGCTGCGACATACCCCTTGCCACGAAACTCGAAGAAGTCGTTCAACCAAGCCTGTGCTGCGGACTCTCCACCGGATTGAAAAGCGGGTTCAGCCAGCAACCAGCTGTCGGGTGGCTGCCAGTGCCAGGAGGGAGGTACAGACACAGTCTGCAGCCGAGCCAGGGTCGGATCAAACACGGGGGCACGCATCACAGCTTTCCAGTGTGTGTCCCAGTTGTCGCGATTGAAGCAGCCACGCACGACCGCGTTGCTGGGAAACTCCCGCCAGTGAATGCCCTGCTCCGTGCACCAGTGCTTAAGGGTTCTGTCGCGAGAAAAGGTACTGGCATCCCCGCTTTCCTCGTGACTGAACACGTTTTGGACAGCATACCGTTGCTGCAGGCGCGCCATCACCTCGATGCACTCCCCATGCATCAGCGTGACTTCGGCCTTGCTGCATGCGGCTGCCAGCTGTCGATTCATGTCCCGGATTGATTCGTGCATGAAGCGCCAGTGACGCAGGCTCAGATGAGGGTTCTGCAGTTGAGACGGCTCAACCATAAACAGCAGCAGGGTTGGCAGACCGGCCTCAATGGCACTGAGCAGCGGAGCGTGGTCCTGCAGGCGCAGATCGCGCTTGAACCATACTACATTGATGGCCCTGCGCTCAGTCATGACGAACCCAAACAGGCCAGTCGGCGGCGTCGCGGCTGTCGAGAGCACTGCTGGCGGTTTCCGGCGCCCAGCGGCTGACATACTCCCCATCGGGGTCGAACTGTTCAGCCTGACGCGCAAGGTTGAAGTGGCGTCCGCCGCGGGGATCGGCGCCAACACCGGCAATATACTGCCAGTTGCCCCAGTTGCTGGCCACATCGTGGTCAATCAGTTGCTGCTGGAACCAGGCCGCACCGTAGCGCCAGTCGATGTTGATCTCGTTTACCAGACAACTGGCGGCAATCTGACGCCCACGGTTGGAGATAAAGCCGGTGACGTTGAGCTCACGCATACAGGCATTGACCAGTGGCCAGGGGGTCGTGCCCTGGCACCACCGCCTGAAACGTTCGGGATAAAAGCTGGTCAGGGGTGTCCGTGTGGCTATGCCACTGCGTGCGAACAGACGCGCCCGGTGCTTGAGTGCATACCACTGGAAATACTCGCGCCAAAGCAGTTCAAAGCTGATCCAGTAGGTTGACTCGTTGCTGCCTTGTGCCTGCTCGTAGGCTTTCAGTCGACTCAGAATGCGACGTGGCGACAGGCAGCCATTGGCTAGCCAGGGACTGAAACGGGTGCTGTTGCTCCAGCCCTGAAGCGCATTACGGGTCTGTTTGTAAATCGAGGCATGAGACTGGCTGAAATAGTGCTCCAGGTGTGCCATGGCCTCGGTACATCCGCCACGAAAGGCAGTGTCCCGCAGCTCCATAGATGGCATCAGAAGCATACCCCCGGGCAATCCATGCGGAGGGGGTGGCAATGCCGCAGGGGCGGAAACCGCGCTGGTGGGATCGGGTCCGGCTTCAAGTTGATGGCGAAAGGGTGTGAACTGGTCTGGCAGCTGTGTCAGTGTAAAGGGCAGCTGCTCCGGGCTGAACAGGGTATGACAGCAAACTAACAGAATCTCAATCTCGGTCAGGGCGGCCCGGACGCGGTTGATCTGTCGCTGTTCGTACAGGCCAACCTGTTCGCTCACCACCAGTCGTTCGGGCTTCAGTTCGCGCACCAGCCAAAGCAGTTTTTCAACCGGGTCACCCTCCAACAACAGCAGTCGCTGACCCTTGAGTGCCAATGCATGATCCAGCTGCAGCAGGCTTTGCTGGAGAAACGCTCTGCGATGCCTGCCCATGGGCAGGCTCTGATAGCGATCAGGTTGCCGCCATTGGTTGTCCAGACAATAAACACATACAAGCTCCGTACTGTCCTCAACGGCCTTGAGCAATGCCGGGTTGTCGTCCAGTCGCAGATCCTGGGTTATCCAGTAAAGTGTAAGGCTCACTGTGTGTTCTCCATCCAAAGCCTTGTTCTGTACGAAATGGCACCCAAGTCAGATCCGATACAATGAGGAACGAAACGAAAATTGTGAAAATTACGCCATTGTTCGATGGAATTTCATTTCTTTAAAAAGAACGCAATTAGGTTTTTTGTTGTTTTTTAGTTAAGTTTTTGCCGATTTTTCGCGGTTTTTTGGGTGGGGGTATGGGCCTCTCAACAGAGGGGGCCTGTTTTTGCGTTAAGATGCTTAGATGTGCTAAGTATTTAAAAAGGAACTATTCTGTAACGGGAGCGGCGGTGCCTCGAACCCATAATCTGGCCGAGCACTCGTTTTGCGAACCCTGGATTGGAGACCAAAATCATGCACAAGCTCAAGACACTGGTAGGCGCCTGTACGGTGGCTCTGGCAACACTCGGAACGGCCGCTACAGCTCAGGCGGCAACTTGGCGATACGCTTTCGAGGAGGCCATTACCGATGTACAAGGTGTCTATGCCACCAAGTTCAAGGA
This DNA window, taken from Marinobacterium iners, encodes the following:
- a CDS encoding DUF2256 domain-containing protein, which produces MHKRHLPEKICRGCNRPFSWRRKWARCWDEVVYCSERCRRNRKHPVDKSN
- a CDS encoding cryptochrome/deoxyribodipyrimidine photo-lyase family protein, whose product is MTERRAINVVWFKRDLRLQDHAPLLSAIEAGLPTLLLFMVEPSQLQNPHLSLRHWRFMHESIRDMNRQLAAACSKAEVTLMHGECIEVMARLQQRYAVQNVFSHEESGDASTFSRDRTLKHWCTEQGIHWREFPSNAVVRGCFNRDNWDTHWKAVMRAPVFDPTLARLQTVSVPPSWHWQPPDSWLLAEPAFQSGGESAAQAWLNDFFEFRGKGYVAAISSPSLSRTGCSRLSPYLAFGNLSLRQVYQRLLAHWHTPGWRRSLSALASRLHWHCHFIQKFETECAMEFRPVNKAYLDFPYRHDEQVEADFNAWFNGQTGYPLVDACMRCLHATGYINFRMRAMLVSFLCHQLNIDWKRGVKPLARLFLDYEPGIHYPQFQMQAGVTGINTIRIYNPVLQSQEQDPNGVFIRQWVPELNGLPDDLLHTPWEMTPMEEQMFQLHIGTDYPAPLVELKTTAAAARERLWQWRNRPEVQTEVRRLLRRHVRNPGKPTGRKHAQKASA
- a CDS encoding DASH family cryptochrome, with the protein product MSLTLYWITQDLRLDDNPALLKAVEDSTELVCVYCLDNQWRQPDRYQSLPMGRHRRAFLQQSLLQLDHALALKGQRLLLLEGDPVEKLLWLVRELKPERLVVSEQVGLYEQRQINRVRAALTEIEILLVCCHTLFSPEQLPFTLTQLPDQFTPFRHQLEAGPDPTSAVSAPAALPPPPHGLPGGMLLMPSMELRDTAFRGGCTEAMAHLEHYFSQSHASIYKQTRNALQGWSNSTRFSPWLANGCLSPRRILSRLKAYEQAQGSNESTYWISFELLWREYFQWYALKHRARLFARSGIATRTPLTSFYPERFRRWCQGTTPWPLVNACMRELNVTGFISNRGRQIAASCLVNEINIDWRYGAAWFQQQLIDHDVASNWGNWQYIAGVGADPRGGRHFNLARQAEQFDPDGEYVSRWAPETASSALDSRDAADWPVWVRHD